One window of Robiginitalea biformata HTCC2501 genomic DNA carries:
- a CDS encoding aminotransferase class I/II-fold pyridoxal phosphate-dependent enzyme — MKPYNASDAIQDLQYFGEFGGVNPSISDSSTYTFLSAKTMFDTFEGNTEGCYLYSRHSSPSNLYLGEALAALEGTESANVTASGMGAITAVILQLCSSGDHLVSSRTIYGGTYAFLKNFLKRFDIAVSFVDITDPEAVAAAITDKTRMIYCESVSNPLLEVADIPTLAKLANDRGIRLVVDNTFSPLSLSPARLGAHIVVHSLTKFINGSSDAVAGAVCADSDFCLALKDVNDGAGMLLGSTLDSLRAASILKNLRTLHLRIRQHSSNAAYLAGKFREAGLRVVYPGLESHPGHQLMQRQMNPDFGFGGILTVDAGSAEKADALMEMMQRENLGYLAVSLGFYKTLFSAPGSSTSSEIPEEEQQEMGLGSGLIRFSIGLDNNIERTCERMLRCMQQLGVTSESQPAG, encoded by the coding sequence ATGAAGCCATACAACGCCTCCGACGCCATCCAGGACCTGCAATACTTCGGGGAGTTCGGCGGGGTGAACCCCTCCATTTCCGATTCCTCCACATATACCTTCCTGTCTGCCAAAACCATGTTTGACACCTTTGAGGGCAATACGGAGGGCTGTTACCTCTACAGCAGGCACAGCTCCCCCTCCAACCTTTACCTGGGCGAAGCCCTGGCCGCCCTCGAGGGGACCGAAAGCGCCAACGTCACGGCCAGCGGCATGGGGGCGATCACGGCAGTCATTTTACAACTCTGCAGCAGCGGCGACCACCTGGTCAGCAGCCGGACCATCTACGGGGGTACCTATGCCTTCCTGAAGAATTTCCTGAAACGCTTTGATATTGCAGTGAGTTTTGTGGACATCACGGACCCGGAAGCAGTAGCCGCAGCAATCACCGACAAAACCCGCATGATTTACTGCGAATCCGTGAGCAACCCCCTGCTGGAGGTTGCAGATATCCCCACGCTGGCAAAGCTGGCCAATGACAGAGGCATCCGCCTGGTGGTGGATAACACCTTCTCCCCCCTCTCCCTCTCCCCGGCCCGCCTGGGCGCCCATATCGTGGTGCACAGCCTGACCAAATTCATCAACGGGAGCAGCGACGCGGTGGCCGGGGCCGTTTGCGCCGATTCGGATTTCTGCCTGGCCCTCAAAGATGTGAATGACGGGGCCGGGATGCTCCTTGGCAGCACCCTGGACAGTTTGCGGGCCGCGTCCATCTTGAAAAACCTACGGACGCTTCACCTGCGCATCCGGCAACACAGCAGCAATGCCGCCTATTTGGCCGGCAAATTCCGGGAAGCCGGGCTCCGGGTGGTCTACCCGGGCCTGGAATCCCATCCGGGGCACCAGTTGATGCAGCGCCAGATGAACCCCGATTTCGGATTTGGCGGCATCCTGACCGTGGATGCGGGATCGGCCGAAAAAGCGGATGCACTCATGGAGATGATGCAGCGGGAAAACCTGGGGTACCTGGCCGTAAGCCTCGGGTTCTACAAAACGCTTTTCAGCGCCCCGGGGTCTTCTACTTCTTCGGAAATCCCGGAGGAAGAACAGCAAGAAATGGGGTTGGGTTCCGGCCTGATCCGATTCTCCATCGGCCTGGACAACAATATCGAACGCACCTGCGAGCGCATGCTGCGGTGTATGCAGCAACTGGGGGTTACCTCCGAATCGCAGCCGGCGGGATAA
- a CDS encoding Lrp/AsnC family transcriptional regulator, with the protein MEFDPTDRKLLRLLQENSKQTTKALALQLDLSPTAVYERVRRLEKQGVIDRYVALLNPGRAGRKLKVFCHIKLSQHIKPRVLQFEEEVLALREVVSCYHIGGEYDYILEIYVADMEAYREFMVGKLTAINHIGSTQSSFVIREVKHTTELPL; encoded by the coding sequence ATGGAATTCGACCCGACAGACCGCAAACTGCTCCGGCTCCTGCAGGAGAACAGTAAACAGACCACCAAGGCCCTGGCCCTGCAACTCGACCTTTCGCCAACAGCCGTTTACGAACGGGTCAGGCGCCTGGAGAAGCAAGGGGTGATTGACCGGTATGTAGCCCTGCTCAACCCGGGCAGGGCCGGCCGGAAACTCAAGGTGTTCTGCCATATCAAACTCAGCCAGCACATCAAACCCCGCGTTTTGCAGTTTGAGGAAGAAGTCCTGGCCTTGCGGGAGGTGGTGAGTTGTTACCACATCGGCGGGGAATACGATTATATCCTGGAGATTTACGTTGCGGATATGGAGGCCTACCGGGAGTTCATGGTAGGGAAACTCACTGCCATTAACCACATTGGGAGCACCCAGAGTTCGTTTGTGATCCGGGAGGTTAAACACACCACGGAATTGCCACTCTGA
- the lpdA gene encoding dihydrolipoyl dehydrogenase: MKSYDVAIIGSGPGGYVAAIRCAQLGMKTALIEKYDTLGGTCLNVGCIPSKALLDSSHHYHDAITHFEKHGIDIPGDVKVNLKQMIARKQSVVEENTKGIEFLMDKNKVDVYHGLGSFKDATHIEIAGKEKTEIEAKHSIIATGSKPASLPFIELDKERIITSTEALKLQEVPKHLIIIGGGVIGLELGQVYNRLGAQVSVVEYMDRIIPGMDGALSRELTKVLKKQKVKFYLSHKVTGVSRKGEKITVEAEDKKGKSVSLEGDYCLVSVGRKPYTDGLNAEAAGVKLNDRGQVEVDEHLRTSAGNIYAIGDVVRGAMLAHKAEEEGVMVAEILAGQKPHIDYNLIPGVVYTWPEVAAVGKTEEELKEAGVAYKSGQFPMRALGRSRASMDTDGFVKILADKETDEVLGVHMIGARVADLIAEAVVAMEYRASAEDIARMSHAHPTYAEAVKEAALAATDNRPLHS, from the coding sequence ATGAAATCATACGACGTAGCCATAATCGGCTCGGGACCCGGCGGGTATGTGGCCGCCATCCGTTGTGCCCAACTGGGCATGAAAACCGCCCTGATTGAAAAATACGACACCCTGGGGGGTACCTGCCTGAATGTCGGGTGTATCCCTTCCAAGGCCCTGCTGGACTCCAGCCATCACTACCACGATGCCATAACGCATTTTGAGAAGCACGGGATCGATATCCCCGGTGACGTAAAGGTGAACCTGAAACAGATGATTGCCCGGAAGCAATCGGTTGTGGAAGAGAACACCAAGGGGATCGAATTCCTGATGGACAAGAACAAGGTAGACGTCTACCACGGCCTGGGAAGTTTTAAGGACGCTACGCATATCGAAATTGCTGGGAAGGAGAAAACGGAAATCGAAGCCAAACACAGCATAATCGCCACCGGTTCCAAGCCTGCCAGCCTGCCCTTCATTGAGCTGGACAAGGAGCGCATCATTACCTCCACCGAGGCGCTGAAACTCCAGGAAGTCCCCAAGCACCTGATTATTATCGGCGGGGGTGTAATCGGCCTGGAACTCGGGCAGGTCTACAACCGGTTGGGTGCCCAGGTGAGCGTTGTGGAATATATGGACCGCATCATCCCCGGGATGGACGGCGCCCTTTCGCGCGAGCTTACCAAAGTACTCAAAAAGCAAAAGGTGAAGTTTTACCTGTCGCACAAAGTAACCGGCGTATCCCGGAAAGGTGAGAAAATCACGGTGGAGGCCGAGGACAAGAAAGGGAAGTCGGTGAGCCTGGAAGGCGATTACTGCCTGGTTTCCGTAGGCCGCAAACCCTATACGGACGGGCTGAACGCCGAGGCGGCGGGGGTTAAACTCAACGACCGCGGCCAGGTGGAGGTAGACGAACACCTCCGTACCTCTGCCGGGAACATCTATGCTATCGGAGACGTGGTGCGCGGCGCAATGCTTGCCCACAAGGCCGAAGAGGAAGGGGTGATGGTCGCCGAGATCCTGGCGGGTCAAAAACCGCATATCGATTACAACCTGATCCCGGGCGTGGTGTATACCTGGCCCGAAGTAGCGGCAGTCGGGAAAACCGAGGAGGAGCTCAAGGAAGCCGGGGTCGCTTATAAAAGCGGGCAATTTCCCATGCGGGCCCTCGGGCGGTCCCGCGCCAGCATGGATACGGACGGGTTCGTAAAAATACTGGCGGATAAGGAAACGGATGAAGTCCTGGGAGTCCATATGATCGGGGCCCGGGTTGCCGACCTGATCGCGGAAGCCGTAGTGGCCATGGAATACCGGGCTTCTGCAGAGGATATCGCGCGGATGAGCCATGCCCACCCAACCTATGCGGAAGCGGTCAAGGAAGCTGCTTTGGCAGCCACGGACAATCGTCCCCTGCACAGCTAG
- a CDS encoding acyltransferase family protein, with product MGKPSRLYFIDAMRAWAILMMLQGHFIDGLLDPLFRDPSNPAYATWLYFRGITAPVFFTVSGFIFTYLLLRTPRNQPDNPRIRKGIRRGLQLVAIGYLLRTNLFGLLQGQIYPSFYLVDVLHCIGVALLLIIGIYQLTRKFRPGAFPVLLLMVTVGLFLFEPVYKTWTYEGWPAAIANYLTKANGSVFTIVPWVGYTAFGAFLATAFRRYANTRHLYVKSILLSVLAGVALVGYSSAFFSWVARQTGWELPEMVVANNYLFIRLGDVLLVFAVFMLLRGLLKKEVFLRIGQNTLSIYVIHFIILYGSFTGLGLYRFLHHSLTPWEVIPGALAFMLVCTWAALTYDSHQERVRDLLKSTARITRQGLEKYAWILYRWARRGADKLMRLLGLAESRS from the coding sequence ATGGGAAAACCGAGCCGGTTGTACTTTATTGACGCAATGCGCGCCTGGGCGATCCTGATGATGCTGCAGGGGCATTTCATCGACGGATTGCTGGACCCGCTCTTCCGGGACCCTTCCAATCCGGCCTATGCCACCTGGTTGTATTTCAGGGGGATCACAGCCCCGGTTTTCTTCACCGTTTCCGGTTTCATCTTTACCTACCTGCTGCTCCGAACCCCCAGGAATCAGCCGGATAATCCTCGGATCCGCAAAGGGATTCGACGCGGGTTGCAACTGGTGGCCATCGGATACCTTCTGCGCACCAACCTCTTTGGGTTGCTCCAGGGTCAGATTTACCCGTCTTTTTACCTGGTGGACGTGCTGCACTGCATCGGGGTGGCCCTCCTGCTAATCATCGGCATCTATCAGCTTACCCGGAAATTCCGTCCCGGGGCCTTCCCCGTTTTGCTCCTGATGGTCACCGTGGGGCTCTTCCTTTTTGAACCGGTATACAAGACGTGGACTTATGAGGGGTGGCCTGCCGCCATTGCGAACTATCTGACCAAAGCCAACGGTTCCGTGTTCACAATCGTTCCCTGGGTGGGTTACACCGCGTTCGGGGCCTTTCTGGCCACCGCCTTTCGGAGGTATGCCAATACCCGGCACCTGTATGTAAAAAGCATCTTGCTGAGTGTCCTGGCCGGTGTTGCCCTGGTTGGGTATTCCTCGGCGTTTTTCAGCTGGGTGGCCCGGCAAACCGGATGGGAATTGCCGGAAATGGTAGTTGCCAACAACTATTTGTTTATCCGGCTCGGGGATGTCCTGCTGGTTTTTGCCGTGTTTATGCTCCTGCGGGGCCTGTTGAAAAAGGAGGTGTTTTTGCGCATCGGGCAGAATACACTGAGCATCTACGTCATCCACTTTATCATACTCTACGGCAGTTTTACCGGCCTGGGGCTCTACCGGTTCCTGCACCACAGCCTAACCCCCTGGGAAGTAATCCCCGGGGCGCTTGCTTTTATGCTGGTTTGCACCTGGGCGGCCCTGACATACGACTCCCACCAGGAACGGGTCCGCGACCTGCTTAAATCCACCGCCCGGATTACCCGGCAGGGATTGGAAAAATACGCGTGGATCCTCTACCGGTGGGCCCGCCGGGGAGCCGACAAACTCATGCGCCTGCTGGGGCTTGCCGAAAGCCGTTCCTGA
- a CDS encoding NADPH-dependent FMN reductase, with translation MANILATAGSNSSTSINFELVRYTVSLIEGHQVETRDLSKEDFPMYSKDLEDAHGIPPGIEGLHKRLREADGLVLSVNEHNGNPSAFTKNLLDWLSRKDRKFLEGLPILLLSASGGKRGAQSSREVVAKMITRFGAEVAAQWSLPSYYDNFDPEKGITDPELLEDHGRALDTFLAKL, from the coding sequence ATGGCAAATATCCTGGCAACTGCCGGCAGTAATTCCTCAACATCCATCAATTTTGAGCTGGTGCGCTATACGGTTTCCCTGATCGAAGGGCATCAGGTGGAAACCCGCGACCTTTCCAAAGAAGACTTTCCGATGTACAGCAAAGACCTGGAGGACGCCCATGGGATCCCGCCGGGGATTGAAGGACTCCACAAACGGTTAAGGGAAGCCGACGGCCTGGTCCTTTCCGTTAACGAACACAACGGAAACCCCTCTGCGTTTACCAAAAACCTGCTGGACTGGCTTTCCCGCAAGGACCGGAAGTTCCTCGAGGGACTCCCTATTTTGTTGCTTTCCGCATCCGGGGGCAAGCGCGGGGCGCAATCGTCCCGGGAGGTCGTCGCTAAAATGATCACCCGGTTTGGGGCGGAAGTGGCAGCCCAGTGGTCCCTGCCTTCCTATTACGACAACTTTGACCCGGAGAAAGGCATCACCGATCCGGAACTCCTCGAGGATCACGGCCGGGCATTGGATACCTTTTTAGCGAAACTCTGA
- a CDS encoding anthranilate synthase component I family protein, translating into MRSERRFPLDDADSFKSGLLNWAATLGDFCWLDSNGHTDPLGRFDGLMGIGKAAELQSSARGAFEALRAFREQTGDWVLGYLGYDLKNDLEELESGNPDRMKFPDLIVFQPEKIIEIRRGQAVFRYLPRAVGEIESDRKAIADTPRELTDAPNRQLRTRMGIFKEAYFRAAAKLLAAIHRGDFYEVTFCQEFFVEEAHLDVAATYRRLNAISRAPFAAWMQFGSRSILSASPERYLCKRGATVWSQPMKGTARRDPSPETDRQLALNLQADPKERAENIMIADLVRNDLSRSALRGSVRVDGLCELRTYEQVHQLISTIRAKVPGEIDPVQLLQDTFPMGSMTGAPKISAMQHIESRESFKRGAYSGALGYMTPDGDFDFNVLIRSLFYDASRGVASFPVGGALTAAATPEAEYEECLLKARAMRQVLEGD; encoded by the coding sequence ATGCGATCCGAAAGGCGCTTCCCCCTGGACGATGCAGACAGCTTCAAGTCCGGGCTGCTAAACTGGGCTGCTACCCTGGGAGATTTTTGCTGGCTGGACAGTAACGGCCACACGGACCCTTTGGGCCGGTTTGACGGATTAATGGGCATTGGAAAGGCTGCGGAGCTGCAATCGTCCGCCCGGGGTGCTTTCGAGGCACTGCGGGCCTTCCGGGAGCAGACCGGCGACTGGGTTTTGGGCTACCTGGGATACGACCTGAAGAATGACCTGGAGGAATTGGAATCCGGAAACCCGGACCGGATGAAGTTTCCGGATCTGATTGTCTTCCAGCCCGAAAAAATTATCGAGATCCGTAGGGGGCAGGCTGTTTTCCGCTATTTGCCCCGGGCGGTTGGCGAGATCGAAAGCGACCGGAAGGCCATTGCCGATACACCCCGGGAGCTGACAGATGCCCCGAATCGCCAGTTGCGGACGCGTATGGGGATTTTTAAGGAAGCCTATTTCCGGGCCGCCGCAAAACTGCTGGCCGCTATCCATCGGGGGGATTTTTACGAAGTGACCTTCTGCCAGGAATTCTTTGTGGAAGAGGCGCATTTGGATGTCGCGGCCACTTACCGGAGGCTCAATGCCATTTCCCGGGCCCCGTTTGCCGCCTGGATGCAATTCGGATCCCGCAGTATTCTCAGTGCCTCCCCGGAGCGCTATTTGTGCAAGCGCGGAGCCACCGTTTGGTCCCAGCCCATGAAGGGGACTGCCCGCAGGGACCCCTCACCGGAAACCGACCGGCAACTGGCGCTTAACCTGCAGGCAGACCCGAAGGAGCGTGCCGAAAACATCATGATCGCCGACCTGGTTCGAAACGACCTGTCCCGCAGCGCCCTCAGGGGAAGCGTCCGGGTAGACGGTTTGTGCGAACTGAGGACCTATGAGCAGGTCCACCAACTCATTTCGACGATTCGGGCCAAAGTGCCCGGGGAGATAGACCCGGTACAATTGCTGCAGGATACCTTTCCCATGGGGAGCATGACCGGGGCCCCGAAAATATCGGCCATGCAACACATCGAAAGCCGGGAGTCCTTTAAAAGGGGGGCTTACAGCGGGGCACTGGGTTATATGACCCCGGATGGGGACTTTGATTTCAATGTCCTGATCCGGAGCCTGTTTTACGATGCAAGTCGCGGCGTGGCCAGTTTCCCGGTAGGTGGCGCCCTGACGGCTGCCGCCACCCCGGAGGCCGAATATGAAGAATGCCTGCTCAAGGCCCGCGCGATGCGGCAAGTCCTTGAAGGCGATTGA
- a CDS encoding alpha/beta hydrolase, with the protein MPEFKKMGYVEEWAGVRTRVYQYEIVEPRGCVVLVHGFGEYAGRYEPGVVPNLLQAGWAVLTFDLVGHGHSGGKRGHCQGYGQLIGQVSAAYEKAGQLYPGQPRVLYGHSLGGNLVLNAVLRGAVSPSGVVASSPYLRLAFQPPAWKLVVGKILLRLAPSVTLPAGLDPSGISSQPEEVAAYKEDPLIHDRVSPNYSLPVIAAGEWVLEHASDWNIPLLIAHGGDDPIIDPEGSRILNRRVPGSKLLVLDGNRHELHHDRGRAAFFKAVSDWLEALAVPPQ; encoded by the coding sequence ATGCCGGAATTCAAAAAGATGGGCTATGTCGAGGAATGGGCAGGTGTCCGAACACGCGTTTACCAGTACGAGATAGTGGAACCCCGCGGGTGCGTGGTCCTGGTCCACGGCTTTGGCGAGTATGCCGGGCGGTATGAACCCGGTGTGGTGCCCAACCTGTTGCAAGCCGGCTGGGCGGTCCTGACTTTCGATTTGGTGGGCCATGGGCACTCCGGGGGAAAACGCGGGCACTGCCAGGGGTACGGGCAATTGATCGGGCAGGTGTCGGCAGCATACGAGAAGGCGGGCCAATTGTACCCCGGCCAACCCCGGGTGCTCTACGGCCACAGTTTAGGGGGGAACCTGGTACTCAACGCTGTCCTGCGGGGTGCGGTGTCTCCGTCAGGCGTGGTGGCCAGCAGCCCGTACCTGCGCCTGGCATTCCAGCCCCCTGCCTGGAAGCTGGTTGTTGGGAAAATCCTGCTGCGGCTCGCTCCCAGCGTAACCTTGCCGGCAGGCCTGGACCCTTCGGGGATCTCCTCCCAGCCGGAAGAGGTAGCCGCCTACAAGGAAGATCCGTTGATACACGACCGCGTGAGCCCCAACTATTCCCTGCCGGTAATTGCAGCCGGGGAGTGGGTGCTGGAACACGCGTCCGATTGGAATATTCCCCTGCTGATAGCACATGGGGGCGACGACCCGATTATTGATCCGGAAGGCAGCCGGATTCTGAACCGACGCGTGCCGGGCAGCAAATTACTCGTACTGGACGGCAATCGGCACGAGCTGCACCACGATCGGGGTAGGGCGGCGTTTTTCAAAGCAGTTTCCGATTGGTTGGAGGCCCTGGCTGTTCCGCCCCAATGA
- the tilS gene encoding tRNA lysidine(34) synthetase TilS has product MLEAFKSHLSAAFPELMGSSFLLACSGGLDSMVLAHLCKDAGLEFELAHCNFNLRGEASESDQEFVRETADKLRIKTHIKSFDTIGYANQNKVSIQMAARALRYEWFDQLTASENHLRYIVTAHHADDALETFLINLGRGSGLEGLCGIPARTANIRRPLLAFSREDLEAYAETARIAWREDASNSETRYLRNRLRHEVIPALKAASGGFLDQFGNSVRHLDGSRALIERYMDGVFRKVSRESDGVLVFSIPALRALHPREAHLHELFRDYGFTDWKALGRLLESETGREVQSPTHRLLKHRDELLLKHRVPLDRGPWSFDPHNPAAGLPIDLTVEEVAQMHRAGKEVLYVDKETLKKELTLRKWQKGDYFYPIGLNGRKRVSKFLKDAGLSRFDKETAWILCSGKDIVWVVGHRADDRFKVTESTRKILKITWQKKSF; this is encoded by the coding sequence ATGCTGGAGGCCTTTAAATCCCATTTATCCGCTGCGTTCCCCGAACTGATGGGTTCCTCGTTCCTGCTGGCTTGCAGCGGGGGCCTGGACAGCATGGTGCTTGCACACCTCTGCAAGGATGCCGGCCTGGAGTTTGAACTGGCCCATTGCAATTTCAACCTTCGGGGTGAGGCCAGCGAAAGCGACCAGGAATTCGTCAGGGAAACCGCTGATAAACTAAGGATAAAAACACATATAAAAAGCTTTGATACAATTGGTTATGCAAATCAAAATAAAGTGTCAATTCAAATGGCAGCCCGCGCATTGCGCTACGAGTGGTTCGATCAGTTGACGGCTTCGGAAAACCACCTGCGATATATTGTCACAGCCCACCATGCCGACGACGCCCTGGAAACATTCCTGATCAACCTGGGACGGGGGAGCGGCCTGGAGGGCCTCTGCGGAATCCCGGCGCGCACAGCCAACATCCGAAGGCCGTTGCTGGCCTTTTCCCGGGAAGACCTGGAGGCCTATGCGGAAACTGCCCGAATAGCCTGGAGGGAAGATGCTTCCAATTCGGAAACCCGCTACCTGAGGAACCGCTTGCGCCACGAAGTGATCCCGGCTCTGAAAGCCGCTTCCGGGGGGTTCCTGGATCAATTTGGGAATAGCGTCCGGCACCTGGATGGTTCCCGGGCCCTGATAGAGCGGTACATGGACGGCGTTTTTCGCAAAGTAAGTCGGGAAAGCGATGGGGTCCTTGTTTTTTCCATCCCGGCACTCCGTGCCTTGCACCCCCGGGAAGCCCATCTGCACGAACTATTCCGGGACTATGGATTTACGGATTGGAAGGCCCTCGGCCGCCTGCTGGAATCCGAAACCGGCAGGGAGGTCCAAAGCCCGACCCACCGGCTACTGAAGCACCGGGACGAGTTGCTATTGAAACACAGGGTGCCGTTGGACAGGGGCCCCTGGTCGTTCGACCCGCACAACCCGGCAGCGGGCCTCCCCATCGACCTGACGGTTGAGGAAGTAGCGCAAATGCACCGGGCGGGCAAAGAAGTACTATACGTCGATAAAGAAACGTTAAAGAAAGAGCTCACCCTTCGCAAATGGCAAAAAGGGGACTATTTTTACCCTATCGGACTGAACGGGCGGAAGCGCGTCTCCAAATTTTTAAAAGATGCCGGGCTGAGCCGATTTGACAAGGAAACTGCCTGGATACTTTGCAGCGGCAAAGACATTGTCTGGGTGGTAGGCCACCGGGCAGACGACCGGTTCAAGGTGACGGAGTCCACCCGAAAAATCCTCAAGATTACATGGCAAAAAAAATCATTCTGA
- a CDS encoding protein-disulfide reductase DsbD family protein has protein sequence MAKKIILNSIAFLLALTTWSQLPVSGGGEDPVSWSHSVEQVTDSTYVLHFRADIETDWHLYSQHTAEGGALPIEFEFEGVGKTYELVGPVTESETHTAYNEIFEVVETFFKESAHFTQEIVVSDADLSAVRVNAYYQVCKEVCIPGEHQFVFSLDGSQTQVETGAGEPSHPELSGSLKLDLKNVATLQAAGSQGAAGGENPLWALFGLGFLGGLIALLTPCVFPMIPLTVSFFTKQSANRSRGVANAVFYGSCIVLIYFLLSLPFHLFDSVDSQILNSIATNIWLNLVFFLVFVVFAFSFFGYYELTLPASWANRADAASGRIGGAVGIFLMALTLAIVSFSCTGPILGGLLGSTALAEGDVATNLTLGMLGFGLALALPFALFALFPSWLSRLPQSGGWMETVKVVLGFLELGLALKFLSNADLVGHWGILKREVFLALWILLAIGLGGYLLGWFRFGKSRPRTRVGLGRGLGAFLSLVFAAYLGYGLVSGSPLKLLSGFPPPDFYTLKESPTDCPLGLDCYKEFDAGLEQARQTGKPILLDFTGWACVNCRKMEEQVWSNPEVFRLLDEEYILISLYVDDREELPESEQFVFRFDSGRTKRIRTVGDRWSAFQTANFGAVSQPYYVQLSPDLHILNPAIQNTDTRTYRDWLVSGLRAQEQVAGAP, from the coding sequence ATGGCAAAAAAAATCATTCTGAATAGCATTGCCTTTTTGCTGGCCCTGACAACCTGGTCACAGCTTCCCGTTTCAGGGGGGGGCGAGGATCCGGTATCCTGGTCCCATTCGGTGGAGCAGGTCACGGACAGTACATATGTCCTCCATTTCCGGGCAGATATCGAAACAGACTGGCACTTGTATTCCCAACACACTGCCGAAGGCGGTGCGCTCCCTATTGAATTCGAATTTGAGGGGGTCGGTAAGACCTATGAATTGGTGGGCCCGGTTACTGAAAGTGAAACGCATACGGCATACAATGAAATTTTTGAGGTAGTCGAGACCTTCTTTAAGGAAAGCGCCCATTTCACCCAGGAAATTGTCGTCTCGGATGCGGATTTGTCCGCTGTTCGGGTCAACGCATACTACCAGGTGTGCAAAGAGGTTTGCATTCCGGGGGAGCACCAGTTCGTGTTTTCCCTGGACGGTTCGCAAACCCAGGTGGAGACCGGGGCAGGGGAGCCTTCCCATCCGGAACTTTCCGGCTCCCTGAAGCTGGACCTGAAAAACGTGGCAACCCTGCAGGCTGCGGGCTCCCAGGGGGCGGCAGGAGGGGAGAACCCGCTCTGGGCCCTTTTTGGCCTGGGGTTCCTCGGCGGTCTGATCGCACTGCTGACCCCTTGCGTTTTCCCAATGATCCCGCTCACGGTTTCCTTTTTCACCAAGCAATCCGCCAACCGGTCCCGGGGGGTTGCCAATGCGGTCTTCTACGGAAGTTGCATCGTGCTCATCTATTTTTTGCTCAGCCTGCCTTTCCACCTCTTTGATTCTGTGGATTCGCAGATATTGAACTCGATTGCCACGAATATCTGGCTGAACCTCGTTTTCTTCCTGGTTTTCGTCGTGTTTGCATTTTCCTTTTTCGGGTATTACGAACTGACACTCCCGGCTTCCTGGGCCAACCGGGCCGATGCGGCTTCCGGGCGGATCGGAGGGGCTGTTGGCATATTCCTCATGGCGCTTACCCTGGCCATTGTGTCCTTTTCCTGTACGGGCCCCATCCTGGGGGGGCTGCTGGGGAGCACTGCCCTGGCGGAAGGGGACGTTGCGACCAACCTGACCCTGGGGATGCTGGGCTTTGGCCTGGCATTGGCGCTGCCGTTTGCCCTGTTCGCCCTGTTTCCCTCCTGGCTGAGCCGATTGCCGCAATCCGGCGGCTGGATGGAAACCGTTAAGGTGGTCCTGGGCTTCCTGGAACTCGGATTGGCCTTAAAGTTCCTGTCCAATGCAGACCTCGTGGGCCATTGGGGCATCCTGAAGCGGGAGGTCTTCCTGGCCCTCTGGATTCTATTGGCCATTGGCCTTGGAGGCTACCTCCTTGGTTGGTTCCGGTTTGGTAAATCCCGACCCCGCACGCGGGTGGGCCTGGGGCGCGGGCTGGGGGCCTTCCTGTCATTGGTATTCGCCGCTTATCTGGGCTACGGGCTTGTGAGTGGGTCGCCCCTGAAACTGCTCAGCGGGTTTCCTCCCCCGGATTTCTATACCCTGAAGGAATCCCCGACAGATTGCCCCCTGGGGCTCGACTGCTACAAGGAATTCGACGCCGGGCTGGAACAGGCACGGCAGACAGGCAAGCCGATCCTGCTGGATTTTACGGGATGGGCTTGTGTCAATTGCCGTAAAATGGAGGAACAGGTATGGAGCAACCCGGAGGTATTCCGCCTGCTGGACGAGGAGTATATCCTGATATCCCTCTACGTGGACGACCGGGAGGAATTGCCTGAATCCGAGCAGTTCGTCTTTCGTTTTGACAGTGGGAGAACCAAGCGGATCCGTACCGTTGGCGATCGGTGGAGCGCCTTCCAAACGGCTAATTTCGGGGCGGTATCCCAACCCTATTACGTGCAGTTGTCGCCGGATTTACACATCCTCAACCCGGCGATCCAGAATACGGATACCCGGACCTACAGGGATTGGTTGGTTTCAGGCCTTCGGGCGCAGGAACAAGTGGCCGGAGCCCCCTGA